Proteins from one Mycolicibacter virginiensis genomic window:
- the grpE gene encoding nucleotide exchange factor GrpE, producing MSEENSREQSPETITVTDKRRIDPETGEVRESSSGPAPSGPAPEERAASDDQADQVAELTADLQRVQADFANYRKRALRDQQGVADRAKAAVVTEFLGILDDLDRARSHGDLEAGPLKAVADKLTGVLTGMGLTSFGAEGDEFDPSLHEAVQHEGDGTHSVIGTVLRQGYKLGEQVLRHAMVGVVDTVPDAGANGAVVDGDTAEEN from the coding sequence GTGAGCGAAGAGAACTCACGCGAACAGTCTCCGGAGACCATCACCGTCACCGACAAGCGGCGCATTGACCCGGAAACCGGTGAGGTGCGGGAGAGTTCCTCCGGGCCGGCCCCTAGTGGGCCGGCGCCGGAGGAACGCGCCGCCAGCGACGACCAGGCCGACCAGGTCGCCGAGCTGACCGCCGACCTGCAGCGGGTACAGGCGGACTTCGCCAACTACCGCAAGCGGGCGCTGCGCGATCAGCAAGGTGTCGCCGACCGGGCCAAGGCCGCAGTGGTGACCGAATTTCTCGGGATCCTCGACGACCTGGACCGTGCCCGCAGCCACGGCGATTTGGAAGCGGGTCCGCTGAAAGCAGTGGCGGACAAGCTGACCGGTGTGCTCACTGGAATGGGACTGACATCGTTCGGCGCCGAGGGCGACGAGTTCGACCCGTCGCTGCACGAGGCGGTCCAGCATGAGGGCGACGGGACACACTCGGTGATCGGCACCGTCCTGCGGCAGGGCTACAAGCTCGGCGAGCAGGTGCTGCGGCACGCGATGGTCGGGGTGGTCGACACCGTCCCGGACGCCGGTGCCAACGGAGCGGTTGTCGACGGCGACACTGCTGAAGAGAATTGA
- the dnaJ gene encoding molecular chaperone DnaJ, protein MAQREWVEKDFYKELGVSSDASEKEIKSAYRKLASELHPDRNPNNPAAADRFKAVSEAYSVLSDEAKRKEYDETRRLFAGGGFGRRFNGGGGFGGGNFDRFSTGGDGSEFNLNDLFGAAGQTGGANIGDLFGGLFGRGAQQRPSRPRRGNDLETDSELSFLEATKGVEMPLRLTSAAPCTNCHGSGARPGTSPRVCVSCNGSGVISSNQGAFGFSEPCTDCRGSGSIIEHPCSECKGTGRAARTRTINVRIPPGVEDGQRIRLAGQGEAGLRGAPSGDLYVTVRVRPDKVFGRDGDDLTVTIPVSFSELALGTTLSVPTLDGKVGVRVPKGTADGRILRVRGRGVPKRGGGSGDLLVTVKVAVPPNLEGQAQEALEAYAAAEQASGFDPRAGWAGNRS, encoded by the coding sequence GTGGCTCAGCGCGAATGGGTCGAAAAGGACTTCTATAAGGAGTTGGGCGTCTCCTCCGACGCCAGCGAGAAAGAGATCAAGAGCGCCTACCGCAAGTTGGCCTCCGAACTGCATCCGGACCGCAACCCCAACAACCCGGCTGCCGCCGACCGCTTCAAGGCGGTTTCCGAGGCCTACAGCGTGTTGTCCGATGAGGCCAAACGCAAGGAGTACGACGAGACCCGTCGGCTGTTCGCCGGTGGCGGGTTCGGGCGGCGCTTCAACGGTGGCGGCGGATTCGGCGGCGGCAACTTCGATCGGTTCTCCACCGGCGGCGACGGCAGCGAATTTAACCTCAACGACCTGTTCGGCGCCGCCGGGCAGACCGGTGGGGCCAACATCGGTGATCTCTTCGGCGGCCTGTTCGGGCGTGGCGCGCAGCAGCGGCCCAGCCGGCCGCGGCGCGGCAACGACCTGGAGACCGACTCCGAGCTGAGCTTCCTGGAAGCCACCAAGGGCGTCGAGATGCCGCTGCGGCTGACCAGTGCCGCGCCGTGCACCAACTGTCATGGCAGCGGTGCCCGGCCAGGTACCAGCCCCCGGGTCTGCGTCTCTTGCAACGGATCCGGAGTGATCAGCAGCAATCAGGGCGCTTTTGGATTCTCGGAGCCGTGTACCGACTGCCGTGGCAGTGGGTCGATCATCGAGCACCCGTGTTCGGAGTGCAAGGGAACCGGGCGGGCAGCGCGAACCCGCACCATCAATGTGCGGATTCCCCCGGGTGTCGAAGACGGCCAGCGGATTCGGCTGGCGGGCCAGGGTGAGGCCGGTCTGCGTGGGGCGCCGTCGGGTGATCTGTACGTGACGGTGCGAGTGCGCCCGGACAAGGTCTTCGGGCGCGACGGCGACGACCTGACGGTCACCATCCCGGTGAGCTTCTCCGAGCTTGCCTTGGGTACCACGCTGTCGGTCCCGACACTGGACGGCAAAGTCGGTGTGCGGGTGCCGAAGGGAACCGCCGATGGGCGGATTCTGCGGGTACGGGGGCGCGGCGTGCCCAAGCGCGGCGGCGGAAGTGGCGACCTACTGGTCACCGTCAAGGTCGCGGTCCCACCGAATCTGGAGGGCCAGGCGCAAGAGGCGCTCGAGGCGTACGCGGCAGCGGAGCAGGCCAGCGGGTTCGACCCGCGGGCCGGATGGGCGGGTAATCGCTCATGA
- a CDS encoding heat shock protein transcriptional repressor HspR, whose protein sequence is MSKSDNARTFLISVAAELAGMHAQTLRTYDRIGLVSPQRSSGGGRRYSERDVDMLREVQRLSHDEGVNLAGIKRIIELTNQVEALQSRVKEMTAELEMLRANQRREIAVVPKSTAVVVWQPRR, encoded by the coding sequence ATGAGCAAATCGGACAATGCCCGCACTTTCCTGATCTCGGTGGCTGCCGAGCTGGCCGGGATGCACGCGCAGACGCTGCGGACCTATGACCGGATCGGTTTGGTGAGTCCGCAGCGCAGCTCCGGCGGCGGACGCCGCTACTCCGAACGTGACGTCGACATGCTGCGCGAGGTGCAGCGGCTTTCGCACGACGAAGGCGTCAACCTCGCCGGCATCAAACGGATCATCGAGCTGACCAATCAGGTCGAGGCGCTGCAGTCGCGGGTCAAAGAGATGACGGCGGAGTTGGAGATGTTGCGCGCCAACCAGCGTCGAGAGATCGCGGTGGTGCCTAAGAGCACCGCCGTGGTGGTCTGGCAGCCGCGCCGCTAG
- a CDS encoding aldose 1-epimerase: protein MTDLEPCVLIDPSSSLTATFFPNAGMIGTSLCDDGVELLGQRRGVAAYVAEQKTMGIPLLYPWANRLSGNDYRVDSAEVTLTPGVGGVHTDEYGAPIHGTLAGDADWRVSARSASALTAEIDFGARPDLLATFPFPHLLELAITLADRTLTVRTTVTATSETAVPLCFGFHPYLQLPGVRRAQWVIETPTMRSRIVDAHNIPTGALAPHPPSTQLLGDNVFDHGFDEVEPGAVFAVSGGGRRIEVRFDQGYPAAQIYAPATEAVVCFEPMAAPTDALRRGGYPVARFGQPGVAQFSIRVR, encoded by the coding sequence GTGACTGATCTCGAGCCGTGCGTGTTGATCGATCCGTCGTCGTCGCTGACGGCGACATTCTTCCCTAACGCCGGCATGATCGGGACGTCACTGTGCGACGACGGCGTGGAACTGCTCGGCCAGCGCCGGGGCGTGGCCGCCTACGTTGCCGAGCAGAAGACCATGGGAATTCCGCTGTTATATCCCTGGGCGAATCGCTTGAGCGGCAACGACTACCGGGTCGATTCCGCGGAGGTAACGCTCACTCCTGGGGTCGGCGGGGTGCACACCGACGAATACGGCGCCCCGATCCACGGCACCCTCGCCGGGGATGCCGACTGGCGGGTGAGCGCGCGCTCGGCATCGGCGTTGACCGCGGAAATCGACTTCGGAGCCCGCCCGGATCTGCTGGCGACGTTCCCGTTCCCGCATCTGCTGGAGCTGGCCATCACATTGGCGGACCGCACTTTGACGGTGCGCACCACGGTCACCGCCACCAGCGAGACGGCGGTGCCGCTGTGCTTCGGCTTTCACCCTTACCTTCAGCTTCCCGGTGTGCGCAGGGCGCAGTGGGTCATCGAGACCCCGACGATGCGGTCCCGGATCGTTGACGCACACAACATCCCGACCGGCGCGCTCGCTCCGCACCCGCCGTCGACACAATTGTTGGGCGACAACGTGTTCGACCACGGTTTCGACGAAGTGGAACCTGGAGCTGTGTTCGCAGTCTCCGGCGGCGGTCGGCGCATTGAGGTGCGGTTCGACCAGGGCTATCCGGCGGCGCAGATCTATGCGCCGGCCACCGAAGCCGTGGTCTGTTTCGAACCCATGGCCGCACCCACCGACGCGCTGCGCCGCGGCGGCTACCCGGTGGCCCGTTTTGGACAGCCCGGCGTAGCCCAATTCTCCATCCGAGTTCGTTGA
- a CDS encoding FAD-binding oxidoreductase, with protein MGLDDRDALRVLHDAFAVPADGSGVVAQFFTRWFGTDPSVRDLFPADLTTQRAAFAHAMSWVLGEFIDQRAQEPVALLAQLGRDHRKYGVTQRHYNVVGHVLLATLRDELADSWTATVDDAAREALNLIIGVMGGAADAEEGPAWWDGTVVEHLRVSRDMAVVRIQLDQPLPYHPGQYVKVEVPQCPRSWRYLSPSMPADETGAIEFHVRAVPAGLVSTAIVNETRPGERWRLSSPHGGLHVDRDAGDVLMVAGSTGLAPLRAIIMDLTRWGVNPRVHLFFGGRYPCELYDLPTLWQIAAHNPWLSVTPVSEYARDPEWAADYPDVTPPRGLHVRQTGRLAEVVTGYGSWGDRQILICGGPEMTRATVAALVAKGAPPERIQHDPLSE; from the coding sequence GTGGGACTGGACGATCGCGACGCGTTGCGCGTGCTGCATGACGCGTTTGCCGTGCCGGCCGACGGTTCCGGCGTAGTCGCCCAGTTCTTCACCCGATGGTTCGGCACCGACCCTTCGGTGCGTGACCTGTTCCCCGCCGATCTGACCACCCAGCGGGCCGCGTTCGCGCATGCCATGAGCTGGGTGCTCGGCGAATTCATCGACCAACGGGCACAGGAACCCGTAGCGCTTCTGGCCCAACTGGGCCGTGACCACCGCAAGTACGGTGTGACGCAACGCCATTACAACGTCGTAGGCCACGTGCTTCTGGCCACCCTGCGTGACGAGTTGGCCGACAGCTGGACCGCGACCGTCGACGACGCCGCCCGCGAGGCGCTGAATCTGATCATCGGGGTGATGGGCGGGGCCGCCGATGCCGAAGAGGGGCCGGCATGGTGGGACGGCACCGTCGTCGAGCACCTGCGGGTCTCCCGCGACATGGCCGTCGTGCGGATCCAGCTGGACCAACCGCTGCCCTATCACCCGGGCCAGTACGTCAAAGTCGAGGTGCCGCAGTGCCCGCGATCGTGGCGCTACTTGAGCCCGAGCATGCCCGCCGACGAGACCGGGGCCATCGAGTTTCACGTCCGCGCGGTCCCCGCCGGCCTGGTCAGCACCGCCATCGTCAACGAAACACGGCCCGGCGAGCGGTGGCGACTGTCCAGCCCCCACGGCGGATTGCATGTCGACCGCGACGCCGGTGACGTGCTGATGGTGGCCGGAAGTACCGGCCTGGCGCCGCTGCGGGCGATCATCATGGACCTCACCCGCTGGGGTGTGAATCCGCGGGTACACCTGTTCTTCGGTGGCCGATATCCCTGCGAGCTCTACGACCTGCCCACCCTGTGGCAGATCGCTGCACACAACCCGTGGCTGTCGGTGACCCCGGTGTCGGAGTACGCACGCGACCCGGAATGGGCCGCCGACTACCCCGACGTGACCCCGCCGCGCGGGTTGCACGTGCGGCAGACCGGGCGGCTGGCGGAGGTGGTCACCGGCTACGGCAGCTGGGGCGACCGCCAGATTCTGATCTGTGGCGGCCCGGAGATGACGCGGGCTACCGTGGCGGCTTTAGTCGCCAAAGGGGCTCCCCCAGAACGCATTCAACACGACCCTTTGTCGGAGTGA
- a CDS encoding GAP family protein, which yields MTTSLASVWTALIPLALVVALSPITVIPAVLVLHTARPRETGLAFLVGWLVGLAALTAAFIAVSGLLGGLHTTPPTWASWLRIVVGAVLIAFGVYRWVTRHGHGEMPRWMRSFTSMSPLRAGLTAAALAVIRPEVLFMCAAAGLAIGSAGLRSEDSWPAAIFFVVLAASSVLIPILGYLAASNRLDPALNRLKNWMEQQHAALVAVILVLIGAMVVYNGIHAL from the coding sequence ATGACGACCAGCCTGGCTTCGGTGTGGACCGCGTTGATCCCGCTCGCGCTGGTGGTGGCGCTCTCACCGATCACCGTCATCCCGGCCGTGCTGGTGCTGCACACCGCGCGCCCTCGCGAGACCGGACTGGCCTTTCTCGTCGGTTGGCTGGTGGGTCTGGCGGCCCTGACCGCCGCCTTCATCGCCGTATCCGGACTGCTGGGCGGCTTACACACGACCCCACCGACCTGGGCATCGTGGTTGCGCATCGTGGTCGGTGCGGTGCTGATCGCGTTCGGCGTCTACCGATGGGTGACCCGGCACGGCCACGGCGAGATGCCGCGCTGGATGCGCTCATTCACCTCGATGTCCCCGCTGCGTGCTGGCCTGACGGCCGCCGCGCTGGCCGTGATTCGGCCGGAAGTGCTGTTCATGTGTGCAGCGGCCGGGCTGGCCATCGGCAGCGCTGGACTGCGCAGCGAGGACAGTTGGCCGGCGGCCATATTTTTCGTCGTCCTGGCCGCATCGTCGGTCTTGATCCCGATTCTGGGATACCTGGCGGCCAGCAACCGACTGGACCCAGCGCTGAACCGGCTGAAGAACTGGATGGAGCAGCAGCACGCCGCGCTGGTCGCCGTCATCCTGGTACTCATCGGTGCGATGGTGGTCTACAACGGAATTCATGCGCTATAG
- a CDS encoding TetR/AcrR family transcriptional regulator codes for MGGGQRAPRVWRGQTHDARSQARRAQLIEAGVELLGTGGTAGVTMRAACRDAGLSLRYFYESFSDTDELILAVYDRCNAELLATMAGVAGKAAPISVALDRATAYFEEDPRRLRILLREPQSSSLLADHRADILPGLLGALIGPSGIGNSSPVTAAQAMSASALSGALTTLVLDWADGRLRVSRAELVKFAADLVRAELSLATPSQS; via the coding sequence ATGGGTGGCGGCCAACGGGCGCCCCGGGTGTGGCGCGGCCAGACCCACGATGCCCGGTCCCAGGCACGTCGGGCTCAGCTGATCGAGGCGGGGGTGGAGCTGCTGGGCACCGGGGGCACGGCCGGCGTCACTATGCGCGCGGCGTGCCGCGACGCCGGGCTCAGCCTTCGTTACTTCTACGAAAGCTTCAGCGACACAGACGAGCTGATCCTGGCCGTGTACGACCGGTGCAACGCAGAGCTGCTCGCCACCATGGCCGGCGTCGCAGGCAAGGCGGCGCCGATCAGCGTGGCACTCGACAGGGCGACAGCCTATTTCGAGGAAGATCCCCGTCGGCTACGAATCCTGCTGCGGGAGCCGCAGTCCAGCAGCCTGTTGGCCGATCATCGCGCCGACATCCTGCCCGGCCTACTGGGAGCGCTGATCGGCCCATCCGGCATCGGCAATTCGTCTCCCGTCACCGCCGCACAAGCCATGAGTGCCAGCGCACTGTCCGGAGCACTCACCACGCTGGTTCTCGACTGGGCCGATGGCCGTCTGCGCGTCAGCCGTGCCGAACTGGTGAAGTTCGCGGCCGACCTGGTGCGCGCCGAGCTGAGCCTGGCAACCCCGTCACAGAGTTGA
- a CDS encoding IS110 family transposase: MPTQVPGGRVIVGVDTHKHLHAAAVLDERGALLATATFDANTSGYRALIDWAGTFGTASSFGIEGTGSYGRGLAAAVRRSGSDVLEVMRPNRQDRHRRGKSDLLDAENAARAVLAGHTEAIPKTDDGTVEMIRHIKVAKNAAVKARTTAMQSLKAVLITAPAELRETLQPLPNMALLRRCASLRPGPTTSVTAAAKYSLRAIAQRWLALNDEVTEHEKLLGTLIEQIAPQLTAAVGIGPDNASELLMALGDNAERIRNEAALAKLCGTCPIPASSGKTRRYRLNRGGHRRANAALHRIVVVRMKYHEPTRAYVARRITEGKTKPEIMRCLKRHLIREIWTLTKHLRQQPTTHQTAA, from the coding sequence ATGCCAACACAAGTCCCCGGTGGTCGAGTCATCGTCGGTGTCGACACCCATAAACACCTGCACGCCGCGGCGGTCCTCGATGAACGTGGCGCCCTATTGGCCACGGCCACCTTCGATGCGAACACCAGCGGATATCGCGCGTTGATCGACTGGGCCGGCACGTTCGGAACCGCATCGAGCTTCGGGATTGAAGGCACCGGCTCCTATGGCCGCGGCCTGGCCGCAGCGGTACGTCGCAGCGGCAGCGATGTGCTGGAGGTGATGCGACCCAACCGCCAAGACCGCCATCGCCGCGGCAAATCCGATCTGCTCGACGCCGAAAATGCCGCTCGCGCGGTGCTAGCCGGCCACACCGAGGCGATCCCCAAGACCGACGACGGCACGGTGGAGATGATCCGGCACATCAAAGTCGCCAAGAACGCCGCAGTCAAAGCCCGCACCACGGCCATGCAGTCACTCAAGGCCGTGCTGATCACTGCACCGGCCGAGTTACGCGAAACCCTCCAACCCCTGCCCAACATGGCCCTGCTGCGCCGCTGCGCCAGCCTCCGGCCGGGCCCGACCACCTCGGTGACCGCAGCAGCCAAATACAGTCTGCGGGCCATCGCCCAACGCTGGCTGGCCCTCAACGACGAAGTCACCGAGCACGAAAAGCTACTGGGCACCCTCATTGAACAGATCGCCCCGCAGCTGACCGCCGCGGTCGGGATCGGCCCCGACAACGCCTCAGAGCTGCTGATGGCACTCGGTGACAACGCCGAACGTATCCGCAACGAAGCCGCCTTGGCCAAACTCTGCGGCACCTGCCCGATCCCGGCCTCCAGCGGCAAAACCCGCCGCTACCGGCTCAACCGAGGCGGGCATCGCCGCGCCAACGCCGCACTGCACCGCATCGTCGTCGTCCGCATGAAATACCACGAACCCACCCGCGCCTACGTCGCCCGACGTATCACCGAAGGCAAAACCAAACCCGAAATCATGCGCTGCCTCAAGCGCCACCTCATCCGAGAAATCTGGACCCTCACCAAACACCTACGCCAACAACCCACCACCCACCAAACCGCGGCTTGA
- a CDS encoding nuclear transport factor 2 family protein yields MGQPARQPLKSSQSLNHELYTRDLRYKDPTTFGRIIVGLEEFERYNFSFLDAIPDWRYDPLPGQVYIDVTPEGETRVIVRYIGSGHFSGTLRFYPYDESAPAIHGVGTFVQCTAVDRYHFNTDGLMYEGETLFDLLDATQSAGVLPSDDSWLFRALMGASRLPRLVQNARRTLRLG; encoded by the coding sequence GTGGGTCAACCCGCCCGACAGCCACTCAAATCTTCACAGTCGCTCAATCACGAGCTCTATACCCGGGACCTGCGCTACAAGGACCCCACCACCTTCGGCCGGATCATCGTGGGGCTCGAAGAATTCGAGCGCTACAACTTCTCCTTCCTCGACGCCATCCCGGACTGGCGCTACGACCCGCTGCCCGGGCAGGTCTATATCGACGTCACGCCGGAGGGCGAGACCCGGGTCATCGTTCGTTACATCGGCAGCGGGCACTTCAGCGGCACGCTGCGCTTCTACCCCTACGACGAGTCGGCCCCGGCCATCCACGGCGTCGGTACCTTCGTGCAGTGCACCGCGGTCGACCGGTACCACTTCAACACCGACGGACTGATGTATGAGGGCGAGACGCTGTTCGACCTGCTCGATGCCACCCAGTCGGCCGGCGTGCTGCCGTCGGATGACAGTTGGCTGTTCCGGGCCCTGATGGGCGCCTCCCGGCTGCCTAGATTGGTGCAGAACGCGCGCCGCACGCTGCGCCTGGGCTGA
- the clpB gene encoding ATP-dependent chaperone ClpB, whose amino-acid sequence MDSFNPTTKTQAALTAALQTATAAGNPEIRPAHLLQALLTQNDGIAAPLLEAVGVNPATVRDEAQRLIDLAPQVTSSNAQPQLSRDSLAAITVAQQLATELDDEYVSTEHLMVGLATGDSDVAKLLTGHGASPQALREAFVKVRGSARVTSPDPEASYQALEKYSTDLTARAREGKLDPVIGRDTEIRRVVQVLSRRTKNNPVLIGEPGVGKTAIVEGLAQRIVAGDVPDSLRDKTVVSLDLGSMVAGAKYRGEFEERLKAVLDEIKDSAGQIITFIDELHTIVGAGATGEGAMDAGNMIKPMLARGELRLVGATTLEEYRKYIEKDAALERRFQQVYVGEPSAEDTIGILRGLKDRYEVHHGVRITDSALVAAATLSDRYITARFLPDKAIDLVDEAASRLRMEIDSRPVEIDEVERLVRRLEIEEMALSKESDDASKDRLEKLRSELADYKEKLAQLTTRWQNEKGAIDIVRELKEQLEALRGESDRAERDGDLAKAAELRYGRIPEVEKKLEAALPNAQAREDVMLKEEVGPDDIADVVSAWTGIPAGRLLEGETAKLLRMEEELGKRVVGQRKPVQAVSDAVRRSRAGVADPNRPTGSFLFLGPTGVGKTELAKALADFLFDDERAMVRIDMSEYGEKHSVARLVGAPPGYVGYDQGGQLTEAVRRRPYTVVLFDEVEKAHPDVFDVLLQVLDEGRLTDGQGRTVDFRNTILILTSNLGSGGTEEQVMAAVRAAFKPEFINRLDDVLIFEGLNPEELVQIVDIQLQQLAKRLAQRRLTIEVSLEAKKWLAHRGFDPVYGARPLRRLIQQAIGDQLAKMLLAGEVHDGDIVPINISADGESLVLG is encoded by the coding sequence GTGGACTCGTTCAACCCGACCACCAAGACGCAGGCAGCCCTGACCGCGGCTTTGCAGACGGCCACCGCCGCCGGCAACCCTGAAATCCGGCCTGCCCATCTGCTGCAGGCCCTGCTTACCCAGAACGACGGGATCGCTGCGCCGCTGCTGGAGGCGGTCGGGGTGAACCCGGCGACGGTCCGCGACGAAGCCCAGCGTCTGATTGATCTGGCGCCGCAGGTCACCAGCTCCAACGCGCAGCCGCAGTTGTCCCGCGACTCCCTGGCCGCGATCACCGTGGCCCAGCAGCTGGCCACCGAACTCGACGACGAGTACGTCTCGACCGAGCACCTGATGGTGGGATTGGCGACCGGCGACTCCGATGTCGCCAAGCTGCTGACCGGCCACGGTGCTTCCCCGCAAGCGTTGCGGGAGGCGTTCGTCAAGGTGCGCGGTAGCGCTCGGGTCACCAGCCCCGACCCGGAGGCCAGCTATCAGGCGTTGGAGAAGTACTCCACCGATCTGACCGCGCGAGCCCGTGAAGGCAAGCTGGACCCGGTGATCGGTCGTGACACCGAGATCCGCCGAGTGGTACAGGTTTTGAGCCGGCGCACCAAGAACAACCCGGTACTCATCGGTGAGCCCGGCGTTGGCAAGACCGCGATCGTCGAGGGCCTGGCCCAGCGCATTGTCGCCGGCGACGTCCCGGACAGCCTGCGCGACAAGACCGTCGTCAGCCTGGATCTGGGCTCGATGGTGGCCGGCGCCAAGTACCGCGGCGAGTTCGAGGAACGCCTCAAGGCCGTGCTGGACGAGATCAAAGACTCTGCCGGGCAGATCATCACGTTCATCGACGAGCTGCACACCATCGTGGGCGCCGGTGCCACCGGTGAGGGCGCGATGGACGCCGGCAACATGATCAAGCCGATGCTGGCGCGCGGTGAACTGCGGTTGGTCGGCGCCACCACGCTGGAGGAGTACCGCAAGTACATCGAGAAGGACGCTGCCCTGGAGCGTCGTTTCCAGCAGGTCTACGTCGGTGAACCCTCGGCCGAAGACACCATCGGCATCCTGCGTGGCCTCAAGGACCGCTACGAGGTACACCACGGTGTGCGCATCACCGACTCCGCGCTCGTGGCTGCCGCCACTCTTTCTGACCGCTACATCACCGCAAGGTTCTTGCCGGACAAGGCGATTGACTTGGTGGATGAGGCCGCTTCGCGGCTGCGGATGGAGATCGACTCGCGGCCCGTGGAGATCGACGAGGTCGAGCGACTCGTGCGCCGGCTGGAAATCGAAGAGATGGCGCTGAGCAAGGAATCCGACGACGCGTCCAAGGACCGGTTGGAGAAGCTGCGTAGCGAGCTGGCCGATTACAAGGAGAAGCTGGCGCAGCTGACGACCCGGTGGCAGAACGAGAAGGGTGCCATCGACATCGTCCGTGAGCTCAAGGAGCAACTGGAAGCGCTGCGCGGCGAGTCCGACCGAGCCGAACGCGACGGCGACCTGGCCAAGGCCGCCGAGTTGCGCTACGGCCGAATTCCCGAGGTGGAGAAGAAACTCGAAGCGGCACTGCCCAATGCGCAGGCCCGCGAAGACGTCATGCTCAAGGAAGAGGTCGGCCCCGACGACATCGCCGATGTGGTGAGTGCCTGGACCGGCATCCCAGCCGGCCGGCTGCTGGAAGGTGAGACCGCCAAGCTGCTGCGCATGGAAGAGGAACTGGGCAAGCGGGTCGTCGGGCAACGCAAGCCGGTGCAGGCTGTCTCAGATGCGGTGCGGCGCAGCCGGGCCGGGGTCGCCGACCCCAACCGGCCGACGGGCTCGTTCCTTTTCCTGGGCCCCACTGGAGTGGGCAAGACCGAGTTGGCCAAGGCGTTGGCCGACTTCCTGTTCGACGACGAACGGGCCATGGTCCGCATCGACATGAGCGAGTACGGCGAGAAGCACTCGGTGGCTCGCCTGGTCGGTGCGCCTCCGGGTTACGTCGGCTACGACCAGGGCGGTCAGCTGACCGAGGCGGTGCGTCGCCGGCCCTACACCGTGGTGCTGTTCGACGAGGTGGAAAAGGCCCACCCGGACGTGTTCGACGTGCTGCTGCAGGTCCTCGACGAGGGCCGGCTCACCGACGGCCAGGGCCGCACGGTGGACTTCCGCAACACGATCCTGATCTTGACCTCCAACCTGGGGTCCGGTGGCACCGAGGAGCAGGTGATGGCCGCGGTGCGGGCGGCGTTCAAGCCGGAGTTCATCAACCGGCTCGACGACGTGCTGATCTTCGAGGGCCTCAACCCCGAGGAACTGGTGCAGATCGTCGACATCCAGCTGCAGCAGTTGGCCAAGCGGCTGGCCCAGCGGCGGCTGACCATCGAGGTGTCGCTGGAGGCCAAGAAGTGGTTGGCCCACCGCGGATTCGACCCGGTCTACGGGGCGCGTCCACTGCGCCGGTTGATCCAACAGGCCATCGGCGACCAGTTGGCCAAGATGTTGCTGGCCGGTGAGGTGCACGACGGTGACATCGTGCCGATCAACATCAGCGCGGACGG